One genomic segment of Sulfuricella sp. includes these proteins:
- a CDS encoding transposase, with product MPDYRRAWHPGGTYFFTVNLLQRQGNDLLTQHIGALRDVVRTVRQRHPFAIHGWVVLPDHLHCVIELPVGDADF from the coding sequence ATGCCTGATTATCGACGCGCCTGGCACCCGGGCGGCACCTATTTTTTCACTGTAAATCTGCTGCAGCGGCAGGGAAACGACCTGCTGACCCAGCACATCGGTGCATTGCGCGATGTGGTACGCACGGTGCGGCAACGCCACCCATTCGCCATCCACGGCTGGGTCGTCCTGCCCGACCACCTGCATTGCGTCATCGAATTGCCGGTGGGCGACGCTGATTTTG
- a CDS encoding DUF3391 domain-containing protein produces MSDSQTQFIDISQLRIGLHIHLDTGWMDHPFPMSSFTLRTQEQIDMVRSLGLGQVRYSPDKSDAEAVQALDPANTPASIPAAEETAEMAARRQRRDLLSSQWASLHACEHKYASASRSYRKVIETAHSRPGASREQSENLIKGFLDEIMGEHEACIRLLSENAGEKNSLHSLNVTIISLLLGKTCGLTGQDLVDVGMGALLHDLGKIELPDRLRWNDEKFTSPEREIYREHVAHGVTLGQKMGISKGALLVIGQHHELADGKGYPQHITGKQMSQPSRIVALVNLYDNLCNPGNPALAITPHEALAMIFSLKKSQFHASTLSQFVHMMGVYPPGSVVQLSDDRFAMVVSVNSSRPLKPRIVIHDAGIPRDEALIIDLEDEPDLGIRRSLKPLQLPKSTFDYLSPRKRICYYFERAREISTPGENA; encoded by the coding sequence ATGAGCGACAGCCAGACCCAATTTATCGACATTTCACAGTTACGTATCGGGTTGCACATTCACCTCGACACGGGATGGATGGATCACCCTTTCCCCATGAGCAGCTTCACCCTCCGCACCCAGGAACAGATCGATATGGTTCGTTCCCTGGGTCTGGGGCAAGTGCGTTATTCTCCGGACAAGAGCGACGCCGAGGCGGTGCAAGCCCTTGATCCGGCAAATACCCCGGCTTCCATCCCAGCCGCGGAAGAAACGGCGGAAATGGCAGCCAGACGCCAGCGCCGCGACCTGCTTTCAAGCCAGTGGGCCAGCCTGCATGCCTGCGAACACAAATATGCAAGCGCCAGCCGCAGCTACAGAAAAGTCATCGAAACCGCGCATTCGCGTCCCGGCGCATCGCGCGAACAGTCGGAAAATCTGATCAAGGGGTTTCTTGACGAAATCATGGGCGAGCATGAAGCCTGCATTCGCCTCCTGTCAGAAAACGCCGGGGAGAAAAACTCGCTGCACTCGCTCAATGTGACCATCATTTCACTGCTGCTCGGCAAAACCTGCGGCCTGACCGGGCAGGATCTGGTGGACGTGGGCATGGGCGCGCTGCTGCACGATCTGGGCAAAATCGAGCTGCCTGACCGCCTGCGCTGGAACGACGAGAAATTCACTTCGCCAGAGCGTGAAATCTACCGGGAGCACGTCGCCCACGGCGTCACTCTGGGTCAGAAAATGGGCATCTCCAAAGGCGCCCTGCTGGTAATCGGGCAGCATCATGAACTCGCCGATGGCAAGGGATACCCGCAGCACATCACCGGCAAGCAGATGTCGCAGCCCAGCCGTATCGTCGCACTCGTCAATCTGTATGACAATCTTTGCAATCCGGGCAACCCAGCGCTGGCGATCACGCCTCATGAAGCGCTGGCCATGATTTTTTCCCTGAAAAAGTCCCAGTTTCACGCATCCACCCTGTCGCAGTTCGTGCACATGATGGGCGTGTACCCGCCAGGGTCGGTAGTGCAGCTCAGCGACGATCGCTTTGCCATGGTGGTTTCCGTCAATTCCAGCCGCCCGCTCAAGCCGCGCATCGTCATTCATGATGCGGGCATTCCCAGGGACGAGGCCCTGATCATCGATCTGGAAGACGAACCCGATCTCGGCATACGCCGCAGCCTCAAACCGCTGCAATTGCCCAAAAGCACTTTTGACTATCTTTCACCGCGCAAGCGCATTTGCTACTACTTCGAGCGGGCGCGGGAAATCTCCACGCCCGGGGAAAACGCGTGA
- a CDS encoding EAL domain-containing protein has protein sequence MKPFTTNWQPLIEGMLEAVWLVDPIELRILAVNRAAEILLGAEPGTFIGKPVIDLSASPQDMFFWEDVAAGLSDQIFSETLLRRVDGATVQVERRVSLIKTSQDASVYVVAARDLSAQQQVENELEKLLAELRATLESTADGIMVTDLEGGIRGYNQRFAEMWNLPHELLTQRNDSAIHAWMYQCVLDTEHYADRLGAISRAPLLEASDVLVLRTGHVLERATLPQYARGRPIGRVFSYRDITQRLADEARLQLASKVFESSMDAIFVTDAEHRVIAVNPSCERLTGYTQTELLEQPSRAFFSEFNDGAFIEEFMEQLVRDGLWEGEVWNRRKNGKPYLCLASMVRVLDEQGAPVHYIGFFKDLSETHAARKRIEELAYNDALTGLPNRLLLAERLEQALNFADRNGCSCAVLFLDLDHFKHINDSLGHLFGDRVLIEVAERLKNCLRHIDTPARLGGDEFVILLNQMDAHGTEITARRTLEALSRPFTLDGMSFTVTGSIGIALYPEDGVTMDDLIKNANSAMHHVKERGRSAFRFYQRQMNIGLLSRIKLDHAMRLALENKQFRLHFQPQVDLASGDIFGAEALIRWHDEELGNTPPASFIPVAEETGVIVAIGNWVLTEAIRQCAEWQAQGWALTMAVNVSALQFQQANFVEGVAETLRVFDLPPAMLELELTESILLRDVDETLARLDALAELGVRLSIDDFGTGYSSLSYLKRFPICKLKIDRSFISELPVNDSDTAIVMAIINLSQALKLRVIAEGVETEAQRHFLATAGCDEFQGFLCKPALSAEEFMLFLEQAEKQPQTKLF, from the coding sequence GTGAAACCGTTCACTACCAACTGGCAGCCCCTGATCGAGGGCATGCTCGAAGCGGTGTGGCTGGTAGACCCGATCGAGCTGCGTATCCTGGCCGTGAACCGCGCCGCGGAAATCCTGCTCGGCGCGGAGCCGGGCACATTCATCGGCAAACCGGTAATCGACCTCTCCGCCTCGCCGCAAGACATGTTTTTCTGGGAAGACGTGGCGGCGGGGCTCTCCGACCAGATTTTTTCCGAAACCCTGCTGCGCCGCGTGGATGGCGCGACAGTTCAGGTTGAGCGGCGTGTTTCACTGATCAAAACCAGCCAGGATGCCTCGGTCTATGTCGTGGCCGCACGTGACCTGAGCGCACAGCAGCAGGTGGAGAACGAGCTGGAAAAGCTCCTCGCCGAACTCCGCGCCACGCTGGAATCCACCGCGGACGGGATCATGGTGACCGATCTGGAAGGCGGCATCCGCGGCTATAACCAGCGCTTCGCCGAAATGTGGAATCTGCCGCATGAATTGCTCACCCAGCGCAACGATTCCGCGATACATGCCTGGATGTATCAGTGCGTGCTGGATACCGAGCACTATGCCGATCGCCTCGGCGCCATCTCCCGCGCCCCGCTGCTGGAAGCAAGCGACGTGCTGGTACTGCGCACGGGCCACGTGCTGGAACGTGCCACCCTGCCGCAATACGCTCGCGGCAGACCGATCGGACGGGTGTTTTCCTACCGCGACATTACCCAGAGGCTGGCCGACGAGGCGCGCCTGCAACTCGCGTCAAAAGTCTTTGAATCCAGCATGGACGCCATTTTCGTCACGGATGCGGAGCACCGGGTCATCGCGGTCAACCCCAGTTGCGAACGCCTGACCGGCTATACCCAGACAGAGCTGCTGGAGCAGCCTTCACGCGCATTTTTCTCCGAGTTCAACGATGGCGCTTTCATCGAGGAGTTCATGGAACAGCTGGTGCGCGACGGCCTGTGGGAGGGCGAAGTATGGAACCGGCGCAAGAACGGCAAACCCTATCTGTGTCTTGCCTCGATGGTGCGCGTTCTGGACGAGCAAGGCGCGCCCGTTCATTACATCGGTTTTTTCAAGGACCTGAGCGAAACCCATGCGGCCAGGAAGCGCATCGAGGAGCTGGCCTACAACGATGCGCTCACCGGCCTGCCCAACCGGCTGCTGCTGGCCGAACGCCTGGAGCAGGCGCTGAACTTTGCCGACCGCAATGGCTGTTCCTGCGCGGTTCTATTCCTCGACCTGGATCATTTCAAGCATATCAACGACTCCCTCGGCCACCTGTTCGGCGACCGGGTGCTGATCGAAGTGGCGGAACGGCTCAAAAACTGCCTGCGCCATATCGACACGCCCGCGCGCCTGGGTGGAGACGAATTTGTCATCCTTCTCAACCAGATGGATGCGCATGGCACTGAAATCACCGCACGGCGCACCCTCGAAGCCCTGTCCCGGCCCTTCACCCTGGACGGCATGAGCTTCACCGTGACCGGCAGCATCGGCATCGCGCTTTACCCGGAAGACGGCGTCACCATGGACGACCTGATCAAGAATGCCAACAGTGCGATGCACCACGTCAAGGAACGCGGACGCTCGGCTTTCCGCTTCTACCAGCGGCAAATGAATATCGGCCTGCTGTCGCGCATAAAGCTTGATCACGCCATGCGTCTGGCCCTGGAAAACAAGCAGTTCCGCCTGCATTTTCAGCCCCAGGTGGATCTCGCCAGCGGCGACATCTTTGGCGCGGAAGCGCTGATCCGCTGGCATGACGAGGAACTGGGCAACACCCCCCCCGCGAGCTTCATTCCGGTGGCCGAGGAAACCGGCGTCATCGTGGCCATTGGCAACTGGGTGCTCACCGAAGCCATCCGGCAGTGCGCGGAATGGCAGGCGCAAGGCTGGGCGCTGACCATGGCAGTGAATGTCTCTGCCCTGCAGTTCCAGCAGGCCAACTTCGTAGAAGGCGTGGCCGAAACGCTGCGTGTCTTTGACCTGCCGCCCGCAATGCTGGAGCTGGAATTGACCGAATCCATCCTGCTGCGCGATGTGGATGAAACGCTGGCGCGTCTTGATGCGCTGGCCGAACTCGGCGTAAGGCTATCGATTGACGACTTTGGCACGGGCTATTCCAGCCTCAGCTACCTGAAACGCTTCCCGATCTGCAAACTGAAAATCGACCGCTCTTTCATCTCGGAGCTGCCCGTCAATGACAGCGACACCGCGATCGTAATGGCCATCATCAACCTGTCCCAGGCCCTCAAGCTGCGCGTCATTGCCGAAGGGGTTGAAACCGAAGCACAGCGCCACTTCCTGGCAACCGCTGGCTGTGACGAATTTCAGGGATTCCTGTGCAAACCGGCGCTGTCAGCCGAAGAATTCATGCTTTTCCTGGAGCAGGCCGAGAAACAGCCGCAAACCAAGCTGTTTTAG
- a CDS encoding DUF2238 domain-containing protein, which translates to MFSGPSAPRHYRYALLLLVLAVLAWSGWQPKDLFTWFLEVAPVLIGLPLLILTFRHFPLTMLAYSLLALHAVILMVGGHYTYAEMPLFSWLRDTFDLARNHYDRVGHIAQGFIPAIVVREILLRRSPLRAGKWLFFLTTCVCLSISASYEFIEWWVALASGDEAVVFLATQGDVWDTQWDMFLALCGAIASQLLFARLHDRQLEKCSHCEEP; encoded by the coding sequence ATGTTTTCCGGACCGTCCGCTCCCCGTCATTACCGCTACGCCTTGCTGCTTCTGGTGCTGGCTGTTCTGGCCTGGTCCGGCTGGCAGCCGAAAGACCTGTTCACCTGGTTCCTCGAAGTGGCGCCGGTGCTGATCGGCTTGCCGCTGCTGATCCTGACTTTTCGTCATTTTCCGCTCACCATGCTGGCTTACAGTCTGCTGGCGCTACATGCCGTGATCCTGATGGTGGGCGGGCATTACACCTACGCCGAGATGCCGCTGTTCAGCTGGCTGCGCGATACCTTCGATCTTGCCCGCAATCACTATGATCGCGTGGGCCATATCGCCCAGGGCTTCATTCCTGCCATCGTGGTGCGTGAAATCCTGCTGCGCCGTTCGCCGCTGCGAGCCGGCAAGTGGCTGTTTTTTCTGACCACCTGTGTGTGCCTGTCGATCAGCGCCAGCTACGAGTTCATCGAGTGGTGGGTGGCGCTGGCTTCCGGCGACGAGGCGGTGGTCTTCCTCGCCACCCAGGGCGACGTGTGGGATACCCAGTGGGACATGTTCCTGGCGCTGTGCGGGGCAATCGCCTCGCAGCTGCTGTTCGCGCGCCTGCATGACCGGCAACTGGAAAAATGCAGTCATTGCGAGGAGCCGTAG
- a CDS encoding cation-transporting P-type ATPase — MEPVPNQPWHHLPATEVAASLESEPERGLEPEEANRRQARFGLNRLTQKKGRGPLLRLLLQFHQPLIYLLLASSAITAALQEWVDASVILGVVLVNAFIGFIQESKAESAIAALAKIVTTHARVLRGGKKTSMASEQLVPGDVVLLAEGDKIPADLRLLHCRELGINESSLTGESLPVSKHATPLVLDTLLADRANMAYAGSLVTSGHGAGMVVATGNATETGRISRLMEEADVFSTPLTRKIEWFSKILLYAILALAAFTFVIGLARGESAFDMFMAAVALSVGAIPEGLPAAVTITLAIGVSRMARRRAIIRKLPAVETLGSTTVICSDKTGTLTQNQMTVQQIFSGNQDFTLSGVGYAPHGEIAPPLTPAAGECLLAGLLCNDAGLEHKGGAWHVSGDPTEGALIVAAMKAGLTPESSHAAHPRLDAVPFESRHQYMATLHAGSIYLKGAVEKVLERCTAMLTPDGQSMPLDHAQITQAANRMAGQGLRVLALASKTAASGQHTLNHGDLADMIFLGLQGMMDPPRQEAMRAVKACQRAGIAVKMITGDHAVTAAAIARQIGLFHEDQAGILTGRELALLDDAGLAQAVRHTQVFARVAPEQKLRLVRALQANGEVVAMTGDGVNDAPALKQADIGVAMGITGTEVAREAAAMVLTDDNFASIEAAVEEGRGVFDNLTKFIVWTLPTNFGEGLVITAAIVAGVALPILPVQILWINMTTAVLLGLMLSFEPIEKNIMRRPPRAPSTPLLTPVLMGRIAIVSTLLLAGAFGLFMWELDHGATLEYARTVAANVFVFGELFYLFNCRSMSVSMFKLGVFSNRWLVAGVAAMTLLQLLFTYLPLMNEWFRTAPIEGAAWCRIFAVSMLIYAVIGMEKWLRRAG, encoded by the coding sequence ATGGAACCTGTCCCGAACCAACCCTGGCACCATCTTCCGGCCACTGAAGTTGCCGCCTCGCTGGAAAGCGAGCCGGAGCGCGGTCTTGAGCCGGAAGAAGCAAACCGCCGCCAGGCGCGTTTCGGCCTCAATCGCCTGACGCAAAAAAAAGGCCGTGGGCCGCTGTTGCGCCTGCTGCTGCAATTTCACCAGCCGCTGATCTACCTTCTGCTGGCTTCGTCCGCCATCACCGCGGCGCTGCAGGAATGGGTGGATGCGAGCGTGATCCTGGGCGTGGTGCTGGTCAATGCCTTCATTGGCTTCATTCAGGAAAGCAAGGCCGAGAGCGCCATTGCCGCGCTGGCAAAAATCGTGACCACTCACGCGCGCGTCCTGCGCGGCGGCAAAAAAACCAGCATGGCTTCGGAACAACTGGTGCCGGGCGATGTGGTGCTGCTGGCGGAAGGGGACAAGATACCCGCCGACCTGCGCCTGCTGCACTGCCGCGAACTGGGCATCAACGAATCCTCCCTCACCGGCGAATCGCTCCCGGTCAGCAAGCATGCCACGCCGCTGGTGCTGGATACGCTCCTGGCCGACCGCGCCAACATGGCTTATGCCGGCTCGCTCGTCACCAGCGGCCATGGGGCGGGCATGGTGGTGGCGACCGGCAATGCCACCGAAACCGGGCGCATTTCACGCCTGATGGAAGAAGCGGATGTTTTTTCCACGCCACTCACGCGCAAGATCGAATGGTTCAGCAAAATCCTCCTTTACGCCATCCTGGCACTGGCGGCATTTACTTTCGTGATCGGACTGGCGCGCGGCGAAAGCGCGTTCGACATGTTCATGGCGGCGGTGGCCCTGTCGGTAGGCGCGATCCCGGAAGGCCTGCCTGCCGCGGTGACCATCACCCTGGCCATCGGCGTATCGCGCATGGCCAGGCGCCGCGCCATCATCCGCAAGCTCCCGGCGGTGGAAACCCTGGGCAGCACCACCGTCATCTGTTCCGACAAGACCGGCACCCTGACCCAGAACCAGATGACGGTGCAGCAGATTTTTTCCGGCAACCAGGATTTCACGCTGAGCGGGGTGGGCTATGCCCCGCACGGCGAGATCGCGCCGCCCCTCACTCCCGCCGCCGGGGAATGCCTGCTGGCCGGCCTGCTGTGCAACGATGCCGGGCTGGAACACAAGGGCGGCGCCTGGCACGTCAGCGGCGACCCGACCGAGGGCGCGCTGATCGTGGCGGCGATGAAGGCCGGGCTGACGCCGGAAAGCAGCCATGCCGCCCACCCCCGCCTCGACGCCGTGCCCTTCGAATCACGCCACCAGTACATGGCCACCCTGCACGCCGGCAGTATTTACCTCAAGGGCGCGGTGGAAAAGGTGCTGGAGCGCTGCACAGCCATGCTCACCCCGGATGGCCAAAGCATGCCGCTGGACCATGCGCAGATCACGCAGGCGGCCAACCGCATGGCCGGACAAGGGCTGCGGGTGCTGGCGCTGGCCAGCAAAACCGCCGCCAGCGGACAACACACGCTTAACCATGGCGACCTTGCAGATATGATTTTCCTCGGCCTGCAGGGCATGATGGACCCGCCACGCCAGGAAGCGATGCGCGCGGTCAAGGCCTGCCAGCGGGCCGGGATCGCGGTAAAAATGATTACTGGCGACCATGCCGTCACCGCCGCTGCTATCGCCCGCCAGATCGGGTTATTTCACGAGGACCAGGCAGGCATCCTGACCGGGCGCGAACTGGCGCTGCTGGACGATGCCGGGCTGGCGCAGGCGGTGCGCCACACGCAGGTCTTCGCCCGCGTCGCGCCGGAGCAGAAATTACGCCTGGTCAGGGCATTGCAGGCCAATGGCGAGGTGGTCGCGATGACCGGTGACGGCGTCAACGATGCGCCAGCGCTGAAGCAGGCGGACATCGGCGTGGCCATGGGCATCACCGGCACCGAGGTCGCCCGGGAAGCCGCCGCCATGGTGCTTACCGACGACAATTTCGCCTCCATCGAAGCGGCGGTGGAAGAAGGGCGCGGGGTGTTCGACAACCTGACAAAATTTATCGTCTGGACCCTGCCCACCAATTTCGGCGAGGGGCTGGTGATCACCGCCGCCATCGTCGCCGGGGTGGCCCTGCCCATCCTGCCGGTGCAGATTTTGTGGATCAACATGACGACCGCCGTCCTGCTCGGCCTGATGCTGTCTTTCGAGCCGATCGAGAAAAACATCATGCGCCGCCCGCCGCGCGCGCCCTCGACCCCCCTGCTCACCCCGGTCCTGATGGGACGTATCGCCATTGTCAGCACCCTGCTTCTGGCCGGTGCTTTCGGGCTGTTCATGTGGGAGCTCGACCACGGCGCGACGCTTGAATATGCACGCACCGTCGCCGCCAATGTTTTCGTCTTTGGCGAGCTGTTTTATCTCTTCAACTGCCGCTCCATGAGCGTTTCCATGTTCAAGCTCGGGGTATTTTCCAATCGCTGGCTGGTGGCTGGCGTAGCCGCGATGACCCTGTTGCAGCTCCTGTTCACTTACCTTCCGCTCATGAACGAATGGTTCCGCACCGCTCCGATCGAGGGTGCGGCATGGTGTCGCATTTTTGCGGTCAGCATGCTCATTTATGCCGTCATCGGCATGGAAAAGTGGCTGCGCAGGGCCGGATAA
- a CDS encoding nucleoside recognition domain-containing protein gives MLNAIWIGFFLLAFAIGLGKWLLFGQADVFPLMMKATFDSAKTGFEIALGLTGVMTLWLGVMKIGEKAGFLEWLTRLLAPLFCRLMPDVPPNHPALGAITMNMAANMLGLDNAATPMGLKAMRELQTLNPTPDTASNAQILFLVINASSVTLLPVTIFTYRAQLGAADPTDVFIPILLATYCSTLVGLVSVALIQKINLFDRVVLGYLGVITAAVAGLVGYFAQLDAATMQAQSALLSNFLLFSLLVSFLAGAVVKKVNAYEAFIEGAKEGFHIAVGIIPYLVAMLVAIGVFRASGGLEALMEGVRWLVQGLGWDTRFVDSLPTALMKPLSGSGSRAMMIETMRTHGADSFAGRLASIIQGSTETTFYVLAVYFGAVGIQRVRHAVSCGLLADLGGFVAAVAAAYFFFG, from the coding sequence ATGCTGAACGCCATCTGGATCGGGTTTTTTCTTCTTGCTTTCGCCATCGGGCTGGGCAAGTGGCTGCTGTTCGGTCAGGCCGATGTCTTTCCGCTGATGATGAAGGCGACCTTCGATTCGGCAAAAACCGGCTTCGAGATTGCGCTCGGACTGACCGGGGTGATGACCCTGTGGCTGGGGGTGATGAAAATCGGCGAGAAGGCCGGTTTCCTGGAATGGCTGACGCGGCTGCTGGCGCCCCTGTTCTGCCGCCTCATGCCGGACGTGCCGCCCAATCACCCGGCGCTCGGCGCCATCACCATGAACATGGCGGCCAACATGCTGGGGCTGGACAATGCCGCCACGCCGATGGGCCTCAAGGCGATGCGCGAGCTGCAGACCCTCAACCCCACGCCCGACACCGCCAGCAATGCGCAGATCCTGTTCCTGGTGATCAACGCTTCCTCCGTCACCCTGCTGCCGGTGACCATTTTCACCTACCGCGCCCAGCTCGGCGCGGCCGACCCCACCGACGTGTTCATCCCCATCCTGCTGGCGACCTATTGTTCCACCCTGGTGGGGCTGGTGTCGGTTGCGCTGATCCAGAAAATCAATCTTTTCGACCGCGTGGTGCTGGGCTATCTGGGCGTCATCACGGCAGCTGTTGCCGGGCTGGTGGGGTACTTCGCGCAGCTGGACGCGGCCACCATGCAGGCGCAATCGGCGCTGCTCAGCAATTTCCTGCTGTTCTCGCTGCTGGTCTCCTTCCTGGCCGGGGCGGTGGTGAAGAAAGTGAATGCTTACGAGGCTTTCATCGAGGGGGCCAAGGAGGGCTTCCACATTGCCGTCGGCATCATTCCCTACCTTGTTGCGATGCTGGTGGCGATCGGCGTGTTCCGCGCCAGCGGCGGGCTGGAGGCGCTGATGGAAGGCGTGCGTTGGCTGGTTCAGGGGCTGGGCTGGGACACCCGTTTTGTGGACAGCCTGCCCACGGCATTGATGAAACCCCTGTCCGGCAGCGGCTCGCGCGCCATGATGATCGAAACCATGCGCACCCACGGCGCCGACTCCTTCGCCGGGCGCCTGGCTTCGATTATTCAGGGCAGCACCGAGACCACGTTCTACGTGCTGGCGGTGTACTTCGGCGCAGTCGGCATCCAGCGCGTGCGCCATGCGGTAAGCTGCGGTCTGCTGGCAGATCTGGGCGGATTCGTCGCGGCGGTGGCGGCGGCGTATTTCTTTTTCGGCTGA
- a CDS encoding methyl-accepting chemotaxis protein: MKKTKIRTKLYLLVALTCLVLVSVGSGELFALYHSKNALQRVYEDHLLAINQLNEIRNQQMQIRMELIGARLESDAFEVMAYTDKVTTHIFKTDNLINEYSSKQIQPEERRLFDAFIAARLNFGKNGVLPMVDILQAQRHEEADKLRTEVLTPAYAKASAAIDTLIEYQVVQARTTYERVSQLSQTVLIATIGAIAAGVLLIGLFGIFIARSIGKNVSQLQHATSRLADGELSTRVHLANEDELGIVAGSFNKMAEELSSLISQTRLSADQVNKACVAVTGMTDRVSASSQTQTDQAAIAAKSIGQLNEIVKDVASKAGEAVSSAEEASQVSNEGQRIVGNSVAGINLVARTIVESAKTIEELGLQSGEIGKILQVIRGIAEQTNLLALNAAIEAARAGEQGRGFAVVADEVRKLAERTAGATTEISTIISAIQNGTSQAVAAMESGEKQVVESVALANQSGESLARIDRSVNAVLLMIQQIAQAMEAEKSTSEEISLRMEKISQTATSNNFAIAEAAAEFHQMQGLAGKLLESVGRFRL, from the coding sequence ATGAAAAAAACAAAAATTCGCACCAAACTCTATCTGCTTGTGGCTTTGACCTGCCTGGTATTGGTCAGCGTCGGAAGCGGCGAATTATTTGCGCTTTATCATTCCAAGAATGCTTTGCAGCGCGTCTACGAAGATCACTTGCTGGCGATCAACCAGCTCAACGAAATCCGCAATCAACAGATGCAGATCCGCATGGAACTGATCGGTGCCAGGCTGGAAAGCGATGCTTTCGAGGTCATGGCCTATACCGACAAGGTGACTACACATATTTTTAAAACCGACAATCTGATCAATGAATATTCCAGCAAGCAGATTCAGCCTGAAGAACGGAGGCTCTTCGATGCCTTCATCGCTGCACGCCTGAATTTCGGCAAGAACGGGGTATTGCCTATGGTGGACATCCTCCAGGCCCAGCGCCACGAAGAAGCCGACAAGTTGCGCACGGAAGTGCTGACCCCCGCCTATGCCAAGGCATCTGCTGCAATCGACACCCTGATCGAGTATCAGGTGGTACAAGCCAGAACGACTTACGAGCGCGTCAGCCAGCTATCGCAAACCGTATTGATCGCCACCATCGGCGCTATCGCTGCCGGAGTTCTGCTGATCGGCCTGTTCGGCATATTCATTGCGCGCTCCATCGGCAAAAATGTCAGCCAGCTACAGCACGCCACCAGCCGCCTGGCCGATGGCGAACTGTCAACCCGGGTGCACCTGGCCAATGAAGATGAACTGGGAATCGTTGCCGGGTCGTTCAACAAAATGGCGGAAGAATTGTCCAGCCTGATCAGCCAGACACGGCTGTCCGCCGATCAAGTCAACAAGGCATGCGTTGCCGTCACCGGCATGACCGACCGCGTCAGCGCCTCTTCCCAGACCCAGACGGATCAGGCCGCCATCGCAGCGAAATCCATCGGCCAGCTGAACGAGATCGTCAAGGATGTTGCAAGCAAGGCGGGAGAAGCCGTTTCGAGCGCCGAGGAAGCCAGCCAGGTTTCGAACGAGGGGCAACGCATCGTCGGCAATTCCGTGGCCGGCATCAATTTGGTAGCCAGAACCATCGTCGAATCGGCCAAGACCATCGAGGAGCTGGGCTTGCAGTCCGGAGAAATCGGCAAGATTCTTCAGGTCATTCGCGGCATCGCCGAACAGACCAACCTGCTGGCGCTGAACGCCGCCATCGAGGCGGCACGCGCCGGAGAGCAAGGCCGTGGCTTCGCCGTGGTGGCGGATGAGGTCAGAAAGCTGGCGGAACGGACCGCTGGCGCAACAACGGAAATCTCGACCATTATCTCCGCCATCCAGAATGGCACCAGCCAAGCCGTGGCCGCCATGGAATCAGGGGAAAAACAGGTTGTGGAAAGTGTTGCACTCGCCAACCAGTCGGGTGAATCCCTGGCTCGTATCGATCGCAGCGTGAACGCCGTGCTGCTCATGATCCAGCAAATTGCACAAGCCATGGAAGCCGAAAAATCCACCAGCGAGGAAATCTCCCTGCGCATGGAAAAAATCTCGCAAACCGCCACGAGCAATAATTTTGCCATTGCGGAAGCCGCGGCAGAATTTCACCAGATGCAGGGCCTGGCCGGGAAGTTGCTGGAATCGGTAGGGCGTTTTCGCCTGTAA